A single window of Candidatus Flexicrinis affinis DNA harbors:
- the aguA gene encoding agmatine deiminase: protein MTQPPLPRAPAADGYWMPAEWEPHAGCWMLFPHRPDNWRESAGPAQAAFARVAAQISRFEPVTIGVSAAVVSRARALLPSSVRLVELETDDAWMRDVGPTFVVNANREVRGVDWRFNAWGGAAKGLYAQWDRDDLVAAEVCDRAGVPYYRAEFVMEGGAIHVDGQGTALATRQCLLNPNRGSRLTESLVERRLRDYVGVRRVIWLDEGILFDETDGHIDNMACFVAPGHVVLAWCDNPRDPQYRVSRSAFEVLADSTDANGRRLMVSRLPLPGRLSMTAQEAAGVVAVDGSKPRRAGDRLAASYVNFYIANGAVIVPQFGDVNDAAAVRILDGLFPDRQIVPVAGREILLGGGCIHCITQQQPAGRVAA from the coding sequence ATGACACAGCCGCCGCTGCCACGCGCACCTGCTGCTGACGGGTATTGGATGCCTGCCGAGTGGGAGCCGCATGCAGGCTGCTGGATGCTCTTTCCGCACCGGCCTGACAACTGGCGCGAGTCGGCGGGGCCCGCTCAGGCGGCCTTTGCACGCGTAGCCGCCCAGATCAGCCGCTTCGAGCCCGTCACCATTGGCGTGAGCGCCGCTGTCGTCAGCCGTGCGCGCGCGCTGCTGCCATCATCCGTGCGGCTTGTCGAGCTTGAGACGGACGATGCGTGGATGCGCGATGTCGGGCCAACGTTCGTTGTCAACGCGAACCGCGAGGTGCGCGGCGTCGACTGGCGGTTCAACGCATGGGGTGGGGCGGCGAAAGGATTGTACGCGCAGTGGGATCGGGACGACTTGGTGGCGGCGGAAGTATGCGACCGTGCCGGTGTGCCGTATTACCGCGCCGAATTCGTAATGGAGGGCGGCGCCATCCATGTAGATGGACAGGGCACAGCACTGGCGACCCGCCAGTGCCTGCTTAACCCGAACAGGGGAAGCCGGCTGACCGAAAGCCTCGTCGAACGCAGACTGCGCGATTATGTCGGGGTGCGGCGCGTTATATGGCTCGACGAGGGGATCCTGTTTGACGAGACAGACGGACATATCGACAACATGGCGTGCTTTGTCGCGCCCGGGCATGTCGTTCTCGCATGGTGCGACAATCCGCGCGATCCGCAGTACCGTGTCTCGCGCAGCGCGTTCGAGGTCCTTGCCGACTCGACGGACGCCAACGGCCGCCGCCTGATGGTTTCGAGGCTGCCACTGCCCGGCCGGCTGTCGATGACCGCGCAGGAGGCCGCCGGCGTTGTGGCAGTCGATGGCAGCAAGCCGCGCCGTGCCGGTGACCGCCTAGCTGCGAGTTACGTCAATTTCTACATCGCCAACGGTGCCGTGATCGTCCCGCAGTTCGGCGATGTCAACGATGCGGCCGCCGTACGCATCCTCGATGGCCTGTTCCCCGACCGTCAGATTGTGCCTGTAGCCGGGCGCGAGATCTTGCTGGGCGGCGGGTGTATCCACTGCATCACTCAGCAGCAGCCCGCCGGGCGCGTCGCAGCCTAG
- a CDS encoding hydrolase: MTDTTRIALVQTRWLGSRAAMKDEYDLLIGDAVALGARWVCLPELSLSPYFPVQRDPSGFEWAEALETGESAQFFAEMARGHGITLIGSLFELSADGTYRNTAVIYGPDGDRIGLTRKVHIPSGEGYHETDYFAGAAEYPVHDVHGVPTAVPTCYDQWFPELARIYALNGAAFIFYPTAIGSEPTDPEFDSQAAWKTVMRGHAVANGVFVGAANRIGEEFGLTFYGSSFVCDPTGKVLVQAGRDTREVIVTDIDMAVLKRMRALFPLLHQRKPQLYSRIVEPTSTDVPERWRSEEGFDSK, translated from the coding sequence GTGACCGACACAACAAGGATTGCGCTGGTGCAGACCCGCTGGTTGGGTTCGCGTGCAGCGATGAAGGACGAATACGATCTTCTGATCGGGGACGCAGTGGCGCTCGGTGCTCGCTGGGTGTGCTTGCCGGAGCTGTCGCTGTCGCCCTATTTCCCCGTTCAGCGCGACCCAAGCGGTTTTGAGTGGGCCGAAGCGTTGGAAACCGGTGAATCCGCGCAGTTCTTTGCCGAGATGGCGAGGGGTCACGGCATCACGTTGATCGGCAGCTTGTTTGAACTCAGCGCCGACGGCACGTATCGCAACACTGCCGTGATCTACGGCCCAGACGGTGACAGGATCGGCCTCACGCGCAAAGTACATATCCCGTCCGGCGAGGGCTATCACGAGACCGACTACTTCGCGGGCGCAGCGGAATACCCTGTGCACGATGTACATGGTGTGCCGACGGCCGTGCCGACGTGTTACGACCAGTGGTTTCCGGAACTGGCGCGCATCTACGCGCTCAACGGCGCGGCGTTCATCTTCTATCCGACAGCCATCGGCAGCGAGCCGACCGACCCTGAGTTCGACTCACAGGCCGCGTGGAAGACCGTCATGCGCGGGCATGCCGTCGCCAATGGCGTGTTCGTCGGCGCGGCTAACCGAATCGGCGAGGAGTTCGGGCTGACCTTTTACGGCAGTAGCTTCGTTTGCGACCCGACCGGAAAGGTCCTCGTGCAAGCGGGCCGCGACACCCGCGAAGTGATCGTCACCGATATCGACATGGCGGTCCTCAAGCGAATGCGCGCGCTGTTCCCGCTGCTTCATCAACGCAAGCCACAGCTCTACAGCCGGATCGTCGAGCCGACATCGACGGATGTTCCTGAGCGTTGGCGCAGCGAAGAGGGGTTCGACTCGAAATGA
- a CDS encoding alpha-glucosidase has protein sequence MRPISVSQGQVDSVEKNHLVLTGARGEVLQITPLADDVVRVQFMPDGAPRSARTWAVVNRDGSMPRQGRDRDAPCAFAPTPFTWIDNALFSARLRVQVNPETFALSWSVAGKHIFRDLPDRAYTYDCAGQAVWHYLEMSPDERYYGFGERTGRLEKSGRRLRLKMVDALGYNAETSDPLYKHIPFHIILNTKYNVAFGMFHDNAHSGEYDNGAEIDAFWGSYRSVRFDGGDLDYYVIYGPTMAEVLDKYTRLTGRPAEMPGWALGYLGSAMKYTEAEDADAQLRRFLLECEKHEIPVSGFHLSSGYTTDALGRRRTFCWNTDKIPDPAGLAAEFEKRGVRLAANVKPYILESHPKFAALRRSGALIKELESERPQIAMAWPGGRNEKAPCAYIDFTSEAGYNWWVEQATETLLKVGIASLWNDNNEFQLPDDAARCAGFGDTLSLGEARPIQTLLMAHASYTATAQHDPSQPPLVLTRAGSAGIQRYAQTWTGDNRTSWHTLKFNIPMGLGLSLSGVPNWGHDIGGFDGPPPSPELLVRWAQAGALTPRFTIHSWNTDGSVTSPWMYPDVLPLVRDAIRLRMRFMPYIKQRMLAASVRGEPINAPTVFYHSDDPNTYDQSFEFMVGPDVLVAPVYEEGAHHRTVYLPAGRRWVDWHTGDSYVGGRTTTVPAPLERLPLFVAEGGHLLTSV, from the coding sequence ATGCGTCCGATTTCGGTCTCGCAGGGACAGGTCGACTCCGTTGAGAAGAATCACCTCGTGCTTACAGGCGCACGTGGCGAAGTGCTGCAGATCACGCCACTGGCCGACGATGTCGTGCGCGTGCAGTTCATGCCGGATGGCGCTCCGCGCTCCGCACGAACATGGGCGGTCGTCAACCGTGACGGCTCGATGCCGCGACAAGGGCGCGATCGGGATGCCCCATGCGCCTTCGCACCGACGCCGTTCACGTGGATCGACAACGCGTTGTTCTCCGCGCGCTTGCGCGTGCAGGTTAACCCCGAGACGTTCGCGCTTTCGTGGTCGGTCGCCGGCAAGCATATCTTCCGCGATCTACCCGACCGCGCCTACACCTACGATTGTGCGGGGCAAGCCGTCTGGCACTATCTCGAGATGAGCCCCGATGAGCGGTACTACGGATTTGGCGAGCGCACGGGCCGGCTCGAGAAATCCGGGCGGCGGCTTCGCCTTAAGATGGTCGACGCGCTCGGGTACAACGCCGAGACATCCGACCCGCTGTACAAACACATCCCGTTTCACATCATCCTGAACACCAAGTACAACGTGGCGTTCGGGATGTTTCACGACAACGCGCACAGCGGTGAATACGACAACGGGGCCGAGATCGACGCATTCTGGGGATCTTACCGGTCGGTTCGTTTCGACGGCGGCGACCTCGACTACTACGTGATCTATGGCCCGACGATGGCCGAAGTGCTTGACAAGTATACCCGGCTGACCGGCCGACCGGCCGAGATGCCGGGGTGGGCGCTGGGCTATCTCGGCTCGGCAATGAAGTACACCGAAGCGGAGGATGCCGACGCCCAGCTCAGGCGATTCCTACTCGAGTGCGAAAAGCACGAAATCCCCGTGAGCGGGTTCCACCTGTCGTCCGGCTACACAACCGACGCGCTCGGTCGCCGGCGTACGTTCTGCTGGAATACCGACAAAATTCCCGATCCCGCGGGCCTCGCAGCGGAGTTTGAAAAGCGGGGCGTCCGCCTTGCCGCCAACGTCAAACCGTACATCCTCGAGTCGCACCCGAAGTTTGCGGCCCTTCGGCGTTCCGGCGCGCTCATCAAAGAACTGGAGAGCGAACGACCGCAGATCGCCATGGCATGGCCCGGCGGGCGTAACGAAAAGGCGCCGTGTGCGTACATCGATTTTACGTCCGAGGCTGGCTACAACTGGTGGGTAGAGCAAGCAACCGAAACACTGCTCAAAGTCGGGATCGCGTCCCTTTGGAACGACAACAACGAGTTTCAGCTTCCCGACGACGCGGCTCGCTGTGCCGGTTTTGGCGATACGCTCTCGCTCGGCGAGGCGCGGCCCATTCAGACGCTGCTGATGGCACACGCGAGCTACACAGCGACAGCCCAGCACGATCCGTCTCAGCCGCCGCTCGTGCTGACGCGCGCGGGCAGCGCAGGCATCCAGCGCTATGCGCAGACATGGACGGGCGACAACCGCACGTCGTGGCACACGCTCAAGTTCAACATCCCGATGGGGCTGGGCCTCAGCCTGAGCGGCGTACCGAACTGGGGGCACGATATCGGCGGCTTTGACGGTCCGCCGCCCAGCCCCGAACTGCTGGTCCGGTGGGCGCAGGCGGGTGCATTAACCCCGCGATTCACGATCCACAGTTGGAACACGGACGGCAGTGTAACGTCGCCGTGGATGTACCCAGACGTGCTGCCGCTGGTACGAGACGCCATTCGGCTGCGCATGCGCTTCATGCCCTATATCAAGCAGCGAATGCTGGCCGCGTCGGTACGTGGCGAGCCGATCAACGCGCCAACGGTCTTCTACCATTCCGACGACCCGAACACGTACGATCAGTCATTCGAGTTCATGGTCGGGCCGGATGTGCTGGTGGCGCCGGTGTACGAGGAAGGCGCCCACCATCGCACCGTGTACTTGCCGGCGGGCCGGCGATGGGTCGATTGGCACACTGGGGACAGCTACGTGGGTGGCCGAACGACGACCGTCCCGGCCCCGCTCGAGCGTTTGCCCCTGTTCGTCGCAGAAGGCGGGCATTTGTTGACTTCGGTGTAG
- a CDS encoding carbohydrate ABC transporter permease, producing the protein MAAVGRFLGRTHGKRGPDWADYATYAYLILGTLLMFGPVMWLVTSSFKEQSDLLHFPPRLLPYRQEMVTVPGYDDPLPLYTVELEDGTTRELARIRRVGIEGQHVDPANPEEIIRVNINLTAPVEQVVFSFDNYIRGIERFNFLRYFVNTVTVTAVATALTLLVNSMAAFALSKYQFRGRNGIFIVMISTLLVPLSVILIPLLLTIRSVGWFDSLIGVIIPSIATPTGVFLLRQYMLTIPDELLESARLDGASEWRIYLQIILPLARPALAVLAIFSVMWRWNDFLWPLVVLQSSEYKTLQVGLSSFSGELQTQWDTLLAMTVLTLLPVTVVFAFLQKYITTGIATTGMK; encoded by the coding sequence ATGGCTGCAGTTGGGCGCTTTCTTGGGCGTACTCACGGCAAGCGCGGACCCGATTGGGCCGACTACGCGACGTATGCATATCTGATACTCGGCACGCTGCTGATGTTCGGGCCGGTCATGTGGTTGGTCACATCGTCGTTCAAGGAGCAGTCCGACCTTCTTCACTTCCCGCCCCGTCTACTTCCATACCGTCAAGAAATGGTGACGGTACCGGGTTATGACGATCCGCTCCCGCTCTACACCGTCGAACTGGAGGATGGGACGACACGCGAGCTGGCCCGCATTCGCCGCGTCGGAATTGAGGGACAGCATGTCGATCCGGCAAATCCAGAGGAGATCATCAGGGTAAACATCAACCTGACGGCGCCGGTCGAACAGGTGGTCTTCTCGTTCGACAACTACATCAGAGGGATCGAGCGTTTCAACTTCCTGCGCTACTTCGTGAACACGGTGACAGTTACCGCGGTGGCGACTGCCCTGACACTGCTGGTCAACAGCATGGCGGCGTTCGCGCTCAGCAAGTATCAGTTTCGGGGGCGGAACGGCATCTTCATCGTGATGATTTCGACGCTGCTTGTGCCCCTCTCAGTAATCTTGATTCCCCTTCTGTTGACGATCAGGAGCGTTGGCTGGTTTGACAGCCTCATCGGCGTGATTATCCCGAGTATCGCGACGCCGACGGGCGTGTTCTTGCTGCGCCAGTATATGCTCACGATACCCGATGAACTGCTCGAATCGGCCCGGTTGGATGGCGCGAGCGAGTGGCGCATCTACCTGCAGATCATCCTGCCGCTGGCGCGTCCCGCGCTTGCCGTGCTAGCAATCTTCAGCGTCATGTGGCGCTGGAACGACTTCCTTTGGCCGCTTGTCGTTCTGCAATCCAGCGAGTACAAGACGCTTCAGGTGGGGCTGAGCAGCTTCAGCGGCGAACTGCAAACGCAGTGGGACACGTTGTTGGCGATGACGGTGCTGACTTTGCTGCCTGTAACAGTGGTATTCGCGTTCCTTCAGAAGTACATTACCACTGGAATTGCCACAACTGGGATGAAGTGA
- a CDS encoding sugar ABC transporter permease — MAAGGKVRSEYRVHRTFGDYIFNGVVDFFDGIFRPLQGIIGAKRMPYVFVLPNLAVFVIFILVPMILNFAYAFTGGTQFFLAERTPVGGENFSRLFECGNFLDPNTCREDTFWSAMYNTTWFVVLQVGALVLVSLGTALVLNQKIKARAFFRSVFFYPVLLSPVVVALIWRWILQNDGLLNALIVAAGGERLPFLVSIGWTRFWVVFISVWSQMGFYTLILLAGLQSIPTELYEASSIDGANRWQAFRRITLPLLMPTMLVVLVLSVIRAVQSFDIVYAFSSGGPGTATTFMVQYVFNTAFMPPNQYGLAAAASLILAVILLVLTLIQLRAGRQSELA, encoded by the coding sequence ATGGCTGCAGGAGGCAAAGTCCGGAGCGAGTATCGAGTCCACCGGACGTTCGGGGACTACATTTTCAACGGCGTCGTGGACTTTTTCGACGGGATCTTTCGACCCCTGCAGGGGATCATCGGCGCCAAGCGAATGCCGTACGTATTCGTGCTGCCGAACCTCGCAGTATTCGTAATCTTCATATTGGTGCCAATGATTCTGAATTTTGCGTACGCCTTCACCGGTGGTACGCAGTTCTTCCTTGCGGAAAGAACACCCGTAGGTGGCGAGAATTTCTCTCGCCTGTTTGAGTGTGGCAATTTCCTCGATCCCAACACGTGCCGCGAGGACACGTTTTGGAGCGCGATGTACAACACAACATGGTTTGTTGTGCTGCAAGTCGGCGCGCTCGTGCTGGTCTCCCTCGGCACGGCACTGGTACTGAACCAGAAGATCAAGGCACGTGCGTTTTTCCGCAGTGTGTTCTTTTATCCGGTGCTTTTGTCGCCGGTCGTTGTTGCGCTGATTTGGCGCTGGATCTTGCAGAACGACGGCCTCCTCAACGCGCTGATCGTTGCCGCTGGCGGCGAGCGACTACCCTTTCTTGTCAGCATCGGATGGACACGCTTCTGGGTGGTGTTCATCAGTGTGTGGTCGCAAATGGGGTTCTACACGCTCATCCTGCTGGCAGGGCTGCAATCGATACCGACAGAGCTGTATGAGGCGTCCTCTATCGATGGGGCGAACCGCTGGCAAGCGTTCCGGCGTATCACACTGCCACTGCTGATGCCTACGATGCTGGTTGTACTCGTTCTCTCCGTAATTCGCGCGGTACAGTCGTTCGACATCGTATACGCCTTCTCGAGCGGCGGACCGGGCACGGCGACGACCTTTATGGTTCAATACGTCTTCAACACCGCGTTCATGCCTCCCAATCAGTACGGGCTAGCGGCGGCGGCATCGCTGATTCTCGCGGTGATACTCCTTGTTCTGACACTCATTCAATTACGGGCTGGGCGCCAGTCCGAGTTGGCCTAG
- a CDS encoding carbohydrate ABC transporter substrate-binding protein yields the protein MLVALVMGVAAQDAVELRMVWYNDGNEGEVVRELLDRFEADNPDIKVVIETVGYSDGILQQLPLQVQAGEAPDLARLTQFAQLRDYYLDLTPYLSDAETFASYFPAPLLAAFRPDGDTTGIYGIPTQLTVTGPYINRTLFEQAGIEVPSDTSESVTWAEWVAAAQAVAEATGTDYAIAIDRSGHRISGPLVSTGATILDAEGTVTIDSEGFRAYAEELKSWHDQGLTPADVWLGSGGNYAPATNYFLNGQVVMYMAGSWQIGNFDTNIGDAFDWEAVPNPSGPGGSTGMPGGATLMAFASTEHPAEVARVMEYLASPEVHAEFTARTLFIPGHLALPEFEYVTESEAAAAALNVFMAEVPKLADQAWALQLYAHFTPLANSMRDRLTQYMIGELSLDDAIVRIQQDIDEAIAAAGG from the coding sequence CTGCTTGTTGCGCTGGTCATGGGTGTTGCAGCGCAAGATGCCGTTGAACTCCGCATGGTCTGGTACAACGATGGTAACGAAGGTGAAGTTGTCAGAGAACTTCTGGACCGCTTCGAAGCCGACAACCCTGACATCAAGGTCGTGATCGAGACTGTAGGCTATTCCGACGGTATCCTTCAGCAGCTTCCCCTGCAGGTGCAGGCTGGCGAAGCGCCCGACTTGGCGCGTCTGACGCAGTTCGCGCAGCTGCGGGACTACTATCTGGACTTGACGCCCTACCTCAGCGATGCTGAGACTTTTGCATCGTATTTTCCGGCCCCGCTTCTGGCGGCGTTTCGCCCTGACGGCGACACGACCGGAATCTACGGCATTCCAACGCAGTTGACCGTCACCGGCCCCTACATCAATCGGACGCTGTTCGAACAGGCCGGCATCGAAGTCCCGAGCGACACTTCTGAGTCGGTTACATGGGCGGAATGGGTGGCGGCGGCCCAAGCCGTTGCTGAAGCGACTGGCACCGACTATGCGATCGCGATTGATCGCAGCGGCCATCGTATCAGCGGCCCGCTGGTCAGCACGGGCGCGACGATCCTCGATGCTGAAGGCACCGTCACCATCGACAGCGAAGGCTTCCGTGCTTATGCCGAGGAGCTTAAGAGCTGGCATGATCAGGGCCTCACTCCGGCAGACGTTTGGCTTGGCAGCGGCGGAAATTACGCCCCCGCCACCAATTACTTCTTGAACGGGCAGGTCGTCATGTACATGGCAGGCTCGTGGCAAATCGGCAACTTCGATACCAACATCGGTGATGCGTTCGACTGGGAAGCCGTTCCCAACCCGTCCGGCCCGGGTGGCAGCACCGGCATGCCGGGTGGCGCCACGCTGATGGCATTCGCGAGCACCGAGCACCCGGCGGAAGTCGCGCGCGTCATGGAGTATTTGGCCTCGCCTGAGGTTCATGCCGAATTCACGGCCCGCACGCTGTTCATTCCCGGACACCTTGCGCTCCCGGAATTCGAGTACGTGACCGAAAGCGAAGCTGCGGCAGCGGCATTGAACGTGTTCATGGCTGAGGTTCCGAAGCTCGCCGATCAGGCGTGGGCTCTCCAGCTTTACGCACACTTCACCCCTCTCGCGAACTCGATGCGCGACCGGCTGACTCAGTACATGATCGGCGAACTGTCGCTCGATGACGCGATTGTGCGCATTCAGCAGGACATCGATGAGGCGATCGCGGCGGCCGGCGGCTAG
- a CDS encoding bifunctional aldolase/short-chain dehydrogenase, giving the protein MTVENRYATDKASAFTTDLAQLVYVSRLLGSDQSLVLFGGGNTSVKVNETDLYGEPEARIYVKGSGHDLATITEEGFAPLRLIETGRLAELPSLSDAEMIDALASYKVKAAAPSPSVEAVLHAALPGKFVLHTHADAVVTITNTPSGERFVREVYGDRVLIVPYVMPGFTLARTVVELWRTHATDSTDVVVLMNHGVFTWGDTAKDAYDRMIGVVQQAEKFLADHGAYDWPYSSSDPLIDRVLLQADLRKRISQAAGAPMLLTYYPSSKGFGLMKLEHAAELATRGPLTPDHVIRTKRIPLVGRDVEQYVETYRDYFTAHSEKSERPLQMLDPAPRVVLDPELGMMSAGRTMAEAELAGRIASQTIVAMVRAEALERWQPLASQHIFDVEYWELEQAKLKAHVTRRVFEGEVALVTGGASGIGKAIVDRLLELGAAVIALDIDRSVYDNVHVESPEYLGIGVDLTDSQKTREALHYAMWVFGGLDMVVLNAGIFPPSSQIADQDSDVWKRAFDVNVNSNMELLKATYPLLKLAPRGGRVAVVGSKNVPAPGPGASAYSASKAALNQLARVAALEWGRDGIRVNIVHPNQVFDTALWTDEIIAARAAQYGLTVDAYRTNNVLRADVNSRDVARAVAALLGPDFSRTTGAQVPVDGGNERVI; this is encoded by the coding sequence ATGACCGTTGAGAACCGCTACGCGACGGACAAAGCGTCGGCCTTCACGACGGACCTCGCACAATTGGTTTACGTTTCGCGGCTGCTCGGTTCCGATCAATCGCTCGTACTGTTCGGCGGCGGCAATACCTCGGTCAAGGTAAACGAGACCGACCTGTACGGGGAGCCGGAAGCCCGAATCTACGTCAAGGGCAGCGGACATGATCTCGCCACGATCACCGAGGAGGGCTTCGCGCCGCTTCGTCTGATCGAGACAGGCCGGCTTGCAGAACTGCCGTCGCTGAGCGACGCCGAGATGATCGACGCGCTGGCCTCGTACAAGGTCAAGGCCGCCGCGCCTTCACCGTCGGTGGAAGCCGTGCTGCATGCCGCGTTGCCGGGTAAATTCGTGCTTCACACGCACGCGGACGCCGTCGTTACGATCACGAACACCCCTAGCGGCGAGCGGTTTGTCCGCGAGGTCTACGGCGACCGCGTGCTGATCGTGCCGTATGTCATGCCCGGGTTCACGCTGGCACGCACGGTGGTGGAGCTGTGGCGCACCCACGCGACCGACTCGACCGATGTCGTCGTCTTGATGAATCACGGGGTGTTCACGTGGGGCGATACCGCCAAAGACGCCTACGATCGCATGATTGGTGTTGTGCAGCAGGCAGAGAAGTTTCTGGCGGACCACGGTGCGTACGATTGGCCGTACAGCAGCAGCGATCCGCTGATCGATCGCGTGCTGCTGCAGGCCGACCTGCGTAAGCGCATTAGCCAGGCCGCCGGCGCGCCCATGCTGCTCACGTACTACCCGTCGTCGAAGGGGTTCGGGCTGATGAAGCTGGAGCATGCCGCCGAATTGGCGACGCGCGGCCCGCTCACACCCGATCACGTTATTCGCACCAAGCGCATTCCCCTCGTAGGGCGCGATGTCGAGCAGTATGTCGAGACATACCGGGACTACTTCACGGCGCATTCCGAGAAGTCGGAACGCCCGCTGCAGATGCTTGATCCCGCGCCGCGCGTGGTGCTCGACCCGGAGCTGGGCATGATGAGCGCCGGGCGCACAATGGCCGAGGCGGAGCTTGCTGGAAGGATTGCGTCGCAGACGATCGTTGCGATGGTGCGTGCAGAGGCACTCGAGAGATGGCAGCCGCTCGCATCCCAGCACATCTTCGACGTCGAGTACTGGGAGCTGGAACAAGCCAAGCTCAAGGCGCATGTCACGCGCCGCGTGTTCGAGGGAGAAGTCGCACTGGTCACCGGCGGGGCGAGCGGGATCGGCAAGGCGATCGTGGATCGGCTGCTCGAACTTGGGGCAGCCGTAATCGCGCTCGATATCGACCGGTCGGTGTATGACAACGTGCATGTCGAAAGCCCGGAGTATCTCGGCATTGGCGTCGACCTGACCGACAGCCAGAAGACACGCGAAGCCCTACACTACGCCATGTGGGTGTTCGGCGGGCTGGATATGGTGGTGCTGAACGCCGGAATCTTCCCGCCGTCGTCTCAGATTGCGGATCAAGACTCGGACGTTTGGAAGCGTGCGTTCGATGTCAATGTCAATTCCAACATGGAACTTCTCAAGGCAACGTATCCACTGCTGAAGCTCGCGCCACGCGGCGGACGCGTGGCCGTGGTCGGCAGCAAGAACGTGCCTGCGCCGGGACCGGGCGCATCCGCGTATTCGGCGTCCAAGGCGGCGCTTAATCAGCTCGCGCGCGTGGCGGCACTGGAGTGGGGCAGGGACGGCATTCGAGTGAACATCGTGCATCCCAATCAGGTATTCGATACGGCGTTGTGGACGGACGAGATCATCGCGGCACGCGCAGCGCAGTACGGCCTGACGGTAGATGCGTATCGCACCAATAACGTCCTGCGCGCCGACGTCAACAGCCGCGACGTGGCTCGGGCAGTCGCTGCGCTGCTTGGCCCCGACTTTAGCCGGACGACTGGTGCGCAGGTCCCGGTCGATGGGGGCAACGAGCGCGTGATCTAA